One window from the genome of Montipora foliosa isolate CH-2021 chromosome 5, ASM3666993v2, whole genome shotgun sequence encodes:
- the LOC138003328 gene encoding methionine aminopeptidase 1-like isoform X2 has translation MNTRRSTRLLRQQLKYRILSLLPTTHGLDINSLEHCDHGPSKMTFRLQSAWRVVPDHIQKPDYAETGVPLSEIKSKQSMQIKVLSGEEVEKMRVACRLAREVMDTAANNVRVGITTDELDRIVHEACLERNCYPSPLNYHGFPKSCCTSVNEVICHGIPDMRPLEDGDLLNIDITIYFNGFHGDLNETFFVGEVNEDSKQLVKVTYECINQAISSVKPGVKYREIGNIIQKHAQAHGFSVVKGYCGHGIHELFHTAPSVPHYAKNKAVGVMKPGHTFTIEPMISQGTWRDEIWPDNWTAVTQDGKRSAQFEQTLLVTETGCDILTIRPDDNGRAHFLSQM, from the exons ATGAACACAAGAAGGTCCACAAGACTGTTAAGGCAGCAG CTAAAATACAGAATTTTAAGCCTGCTTCCTACAACCCATGGCCTGGATATAAATTCACTGGAGCACTGCGACCATGGCCCAAG TAAGATGACTTTTCGGTTGCAGTCCGCCTGGCGAGTGGTTCCAGATCACATTCAGAAGCCAGACTATGCAGAAACTG GTGTTCCACTGtctgaaatcaaatcaaaacagAGCATGCAGATCAAAGTTCTTAGTGGAGAAGAAGTTGAAAAGATGCGTGTTGCTTGCAGA ttGGCAAGAGAAGTAATGGACACAGCTGCAAATAATGTTAGAGTAGGAATCACAACAGATGAACTTGACAGGATTGTTCATGAG GCTTGTCTTGAGAGAAACTGTTACCCCTCTCCTCTAAACTATCATGGATTTCCTAAGTCTTGTTGCAC GTCGGTCAATGAAGTGATTTGCCATGGCATCCCAGACATGAGGCCATTAGAAGATGGTGACCTTTTGAATA TTGATATCACCATTTATTTCAATGGATTCCACGGAGACCTAAATGAGACGTTCTTCGTTGGTGAAGTCAATGAAGACAGTAAACAACTTGTAAAAGTCACTTATGAGTGCATTAATCAAGCCATTTCTTCAG TCAAGCCTGGTGTTAAGTACAGAGAAATTGGTAACATAATTCAGAAACATGCTCAGGCGCATGGCTTCTCAGTGGTGAAGGGCTATTGTGGCCACGGAATTCACGA ACTGTTTCATACCGCACCAAGCGTTCCCCACTACGCAA AAAACAAAGCTGTCGGTGTGATGAAGCCTGGACATACCTTTACTATTGAGCCAATGATATCACAAG GAACTTGGCGAGATGAGATTTGGCCAGACAACTGGACAGCAGTTACACAG GATGGTAAGCGATCCGCACAGTTTGAGCAAACCTTGTTGGTGACTGAGACGGGCTGTGATATCCTGACAATTAGACCCGATGACAATGGACGAGCTCATTTCCTCTCACAAATGTAA
- the LOC138003328 gene encoding methionine aminopeptidase 1-like isoform X1: MAAMTERTCESQGCDQPAKLQCPTCIKLGIQGSFFCAQDCFKQNWNEHKKVHKTVKAAAKIQNFKPASYNPWPGYKFTGALRPWPKSAWRVVPDHIQKPDYAETGVPLSEIKSKQSMQIKVLSGEEVEKMRVACRLAREVMDTAANNVRVGITTDELDRIVHEACLERNCYPSPLNYHGFPKSCCTSVNEVICHGIPDMRPLEDGDLLNIDITIYFNGFHGDLNETFFVGEVNEDSKQLVKVTYECINQAISSVKPGVKYREIGNIIQKHAQAHGFSVVKGYCGHGIHELFHTAPSVPHYAKNKAVGVMKPGHTFTIEPMISQGTWRDEIWPDNWTAVTQDGKRSAQFEQTLLVTETGCDILTIRPDDNGRAHFLSQM; the protein is encoded by the exons atggcggccatgACTGAACGGACTTGCGAAAGTCAGGGTTGCGATCAGCCCGCAAAACTGCAATGTCCCACCTGCATTAAACTCGGAATACAAGGTAGCTTTTTCTGTGCTCAG GATTGCTTCAAACAAAACTGGAATGAACACAAGAAGGTCCACAAGACTGTTAAGGCAGCAG CTAAAATACAGAATTTTAAGCCTGCTTCCTACAACCCATGGCCTGGATATAAATTCACTGGAGCACTGCGACCATGGCCCAAG TCCGCCTGGCGAGTGGTTCCAGATCACATTCAGAAGCCAGACTATGCAGAAACTG GTGTTCCACTGtctgaaatcaaatcaaaacagAGCATGCAGATCAAAGTTCTTAGTGGAGAAGAAGTTGAAAAGATGCGTGTTGCTTGCAGA ttGGCAAGAGAAGTAATGGACACAGCTGCAAATAATGTTAGAGTAGGAATCACAACAGATGAACTTGACAGGATTGTTCATGAG GCTTGTCTTGAGAGAAACTGTTACCCCTCTCCTCTAAACTATCATGGATTTCCTAAGTCTTGTTGCAC GTCGGTCAATGAAGTGATTTGCCATGGCATCCCAGACATGAGGCCATTAGAAGATGGTGACCTTTTGAATA TTGATATCACCATTTATTTCAATGGATTCCACGGAGACCTAAATGAGACGTTCTTCGTTGGTGAAGTCAATGAAGACAGTAAACAACTTGTAAAAGTCACTTATGAGTGCATTAATCAAGCCATTTCTTCAG TCAAGCCTGGTGTTAAGTACAGAGAAATTGGTAACATAATTCAGAAACATGCTCAGGCGCATGGCTTCTCAGTGGTGAAGGGCTATTGTGGCCACGGAATTCACGA ACTGTTTCATACCGCACCAAGCGTTCCCCACTACGCAA AAAACAAAGCTGTCGGTGTGATGAAGCCTGGACATACCTTTACTATTGAGCCAATGATATCACAAG GAACTTGGCGAGATGAGATTTGGCCAGACAACTGGACAGCAGTTACACAG GATGGTAAGCGATCCGCACAGTTTGAGCAAACCTTGTTGGTGACTGAGACGGGCTGTGATATCCTGACAATTAGACCCGATGACAATGGACGAGCTCATTTCCTCTCACAAATGTAA
- the LOC138002840 gene encoding uncharacterized protein has product MKQQLQVYLAFNLNFVSGVSTMDGFKSRNFPRNRKNQGSRRWGSETDIRQSSLPPIQSNEKCGNSNFKWISNNSAKYSYANRPPTPSPGITTDSVFSFGRTSKMSTSSSSQRLSLSLDLRPTVKGNDFRRHSAGFADHSPETESCSPRMCVRSLPSSPSWSPTVQRSRKLHHRNLRRLASDSSEHGEARDDRIMNWIRDVSQSTSPYNLSIDGDDDEMLFACSLEKKDELGFNGVNGLPVIQEGRKA; this is encoded by the coding sequence ATGAAGCAACAGTTGCAAGTCTATTTAGCCTTTAACTTAAATTTTGTCTCCGGTGTCTCCACCATGGATGGTTTTAAAAGCCGTAACTTTCCTcgaaacagaaaaaaccaaggATCCCGACGATGGGGAAGCGAAACAGACATACGGCAATCTTCCCTTCCACCGATACAAAGTAACGAGAAATGTGGGAATTCCAACTTTAAGTGGATATCAAACAACAGTGCGAAATACTCGTATGCAAACAGACCTCCAACACCTAGTCCTGGAATAACAACAGATTCGGTGTTTTCTTTCGGGAGAACGTCAAAAATGTCAACGTCAAGTTCCTCTCAAAGGCTCTCACTTAGCTTGGACTTGCGGCCGACCGTAAAAGGAAATGACTTTCGCCGGCACAGCGCTGGTTTTGCCGATCATTCTCCCGAAACTGAATCGTGTAGCCCAAGGATGTGTGTTAGGAGCCTTCCGTCAAGCCCAAGCTGGAGTCCGACAGTTCAACGTAGCCGAAAGCTCCATCATCGGAATTTACGAAGATTGGCAAGCGATTCCAGTGAACATGGCGAGGCAAGAGATGATCGTATAATGAACTGGATTCGTGATGTTTCACAGAGCACTTCACCATACAATCTTAGCATTGACGGTGATGACGATGAAATGTTATTTGCTTGTTCTTTAGAAAAGAAGGACGAATTGGGATTTAACGGCGTGAATGGACTTCCAGTTATTCAAGAGGGGCGAAAAGCATAA